TTAAAGTAAGAAACCTTTTTCATAATACAAATTTTAATGTCTTAATTTATGTGACTTACTTACCGTCCGACAACTGTTCATTCTTCATGCAACActccctattattattattattgtttgtcatttccatatctccggactatggagtcccggacttttagaaggcgtgcgtggggccgaagccaacacgtagaggccccttaactGAACATTTTCAAAAGTGCCAcgccattattattgtttgtatgtcgtttccatatctcgggcctacggagtcccgaacttttggaaggcgtgcgtggggccgaagccaacacgtagaggccccttaagacagtttaatctaaatgtggtgtggtGTGAcatcaaccggcgattatccctgtacgcactatgggagtgcacccaaagacaatccccggttcgtgtagggcTATTGTAGATTacgggaacaaagggaactgggttattgggttgggggttagtggaccgggattctggggctatgggggactatggcgccattattattattatttcataattattgttAACTAAACGCAGTAATTGACGAAAATAAAGTTTCGGCAGGATTTCGGTATCTCGTAGTtacatacttaagtaggtacctaacttctCTCTCATCAAACAAAGTACTACTAGGGTGTAGGTGTAATAAATCGTAGTTATCGTCGAAATCGTTACTTAGAGATCAAAACTGACATAATTTTGTCTCGAATAAATATAACTactattaaaaaattaaaattaacctATCTACTAAAAAGGCTCTGTGAAGTATGAATACCtatagtacttagttcatcgtgcaatagatgtacctctgcctaccccgattgGGTATTAGTCATGTGTTGTGTTTCTTAGAAGTGACAGGCCTTACAAAGATCCTTATAAACCCCCTTTACGACACCATTCACATCATCGTGCGTTAAGAGGGACAGACagcaacatttttatatttttctcctAAATCTCAATATTTTAGTTAATTTTACTAAATCTGTCGCCGAGTCGACATCAAGACTTTTAATATTAGTTTTATATTGATAGCCGCAAGGTAaccatattaaaattttattgtcCCTAAGTCCCTATCCACCCCATTTTAAGGTACCTTCCTAATTGAACCATTGATATGTATAAcaatcagtgatgtgccgtttccgggaatgtttccattcattttgaatttgaatgtttccaaagtgggaatgttccagttgtaaaatatctttaatagtaaggacactggtgctgattccagtaaacaccatctaatcttattttaagttatacctgtcatttcttatccgcccaaaaagaaagggacgggtaatcaggcataaaaataaaaatggaacatacgtcaattgtaggcagaaatttaaaaatccctcgcaaaattttacattgtccaataatccgacagaattaagttgacagcacacgtgacaCAGGTTGCATAGCACCAAGATGCCAATattattcacccgggttattcatttatttttaaattaacagttgcctttcctttttgatggataagaaaatgatgggtacctataacttaaaataaaattaggtgtgcaggaatcggggttaTTGGCTACTTTTCTTGTAcctactctggtcttatctgcaaAAAAGTTAGGTAATGTAAGTTTTGCACCTTTTTTCCTGCTGTACAATATCACTGATAACAATGTTACTTGACTACAATATATTCaactaaaaaaactaaatacctacttttcATACCTAAAAAGACCATACTTCGCTTAACATTTTAACTTTCaatgaatgtttttaattacatCATGCTCACGCCTGCATCTCATCAATATCATCTTAATCACACTCGCAATCCCTAAAGGAGTGAACAGAGCCACAACTAATTCAGTGACTGGTCAACCGCTGTTCGAAACATGTAGGTGGGGTAGCCACTTAAACTTCATACTTAATAAGTCAATTCCTGAGAATTTGGTTTTAGTAGGGCAATTCGGAAAGAAAACGAATATTACGGACTAGAATTATATTTAtcgtcataattttttttttcatttgtaaATAGATAGGTATACAACATtggaaaaatacattttgatatCGAGACTGAAGAAACATACACAATACATTTTGATACCAAGACAAGTAAAACATCGAAACCTTAACTTTTGTTGGTACCTATTAAAAATATGCGAAAAGAACCAATATTACGGACtggaaagtaggtaggtatttatcaTCATATTTTTTCGGCTATATTTTCAACTGTAAATACACAACAttggaaaaatataattaaaccaATATACGGACtagacatatatatttttttcagctAGTACCTACCTCTTCAAGTGTAAATTTAAACACGACATTGGAAAAGTAGTTTGATATCGAGGTAACTAGTAAAACATCGAAATCTtgatttttgtattaaaaactatgcaaatattattttctgaatCAATCCACACGGAATACTGTAATAGATAAATGAAAAAGTAACTGTTGTCTGTCTGTTGCCTTTTCACGTTTAAATAGCtaaaccgatttagatgaaattttgtatggagacTTTTTTGAACCTGCTATAGAAACCTCCTGCAAGAAAATACATTTGCAAGaggaatatatttaatattgtgtAAGTATAGTTATAATAAATTACCCATGCACGTTTTAAGAATATATGTAAAGCTGCTCTTACCTATAGTTAAAACAAAATGGTTGATACATTACTTTTATAGTgttaattcattgattttaaaaagttaaaattttgacatataaataattttcaatagttCTATGCATAATACCTATCGCCTTCACTATTTTCACTGTAACCCAACCTTTCTCCTTTTCAACCctacatttaataaaataataaactttggtaatttcttattttctataataaacatcgataaaaaagaaattgattCAGAATTCGTAATCGAAGTCGATCTTACTTTTTGAGTCGTCGACTTAGAAATGGTCGTTCTAGAAGATAACTAAGTGTGCGTTTATATAGTAAATGTTGTAGCTTCTGGATCTGGACTACTTGCATACCTGCAAAATAAAGAATTGTAAAATGTATAAATCTTAACAGCTAAATCGAtttgaatgaaataaaaatattagagaTGTCTCGAACTAGTCGGCAAAGGCGCCCGTTGAATACTGGACTTATCTCTAGTACTCGTATTCATTATCATTTGATCATATATCATcatatatatttcatttcatctaCCGTCCCTTATTTGAATATTGTACTTATTCCGCAgattcaaaaacaaagataccaGTAGTGTGGGAAAACTTGCGCGACGTGGCACTTTTATCATAACATCTAGTGGACTCTATACCTATATCGGTACAAGGTTCccggtcaaaaataaaaatatgaaaaaacaaacaatatggTTGCACACAATATCAAAAACTTCTTTACCCCAGATCTTCGCTAAAGCCCGGTCTCGCATCAGAATTCTGTTTGACATCCGGCGGTTCAATCTTCGCCTTCTTAATATCTTTCTTCGAGTCTTCCGGATTATGATACCTCTTGGGAGGAGACGAGTCACTATTTACAGCCTCTGATGCCGGTCCATCAACGGAATAACTTTCCGTTATCGACTCGCTTTGTGGTGCTGATTGTACTGGAAgcagaaaatattatttatagtgGGTACGATAAACGTAAAAGGGGGCACCCCGAAGAGACCTGGCGTCGGTCGGTTAACCGGGAACTCAATACCCTCGGCATGTCATTGAAGTAAGCTACGTGTTGTTGGATAGAGCCATACATTCCACCAGGAGATGGGATAACAGTAGGTTCTCAAGTCTCCCACTGCAACACTACACATCTAtaagcatattattatgatgaatAAATATAGTAATAACTACTTACACGTCAAAGAAGAGGTATTCTCTATATGAGACTGTGTAATTTCCCTCACCGTCAACGATGGCGACAATTGTTGCAATAATGTAGGTGACCTGGCTGGTATTCGCAATGGTGATTCCGAGTCTCGTACCTGTGAGCCTGATAAACTCTCATTTATTTGTAGCTTCACCTTCTCTTCATCATCATGATCATAGGTTCCGTTTGTTTCAGTGTCAGCATTGGGTGCTGGGATGGTCTGAGAAGGCAAATAATGACTTAGTAAATATAGGTTTAGGCATGACCTgaagagtatgctccataccccctccggttgatagaggggaggcctgtgtttacacacatacataaactcacgcctatttcccaccgggataaacagagactatggaattccatttgcttcgatcctgacacacttctcttgcttcctccacattcatcactcgcttcatacacgcacgccggttcagagtagatcgtactaaaccatttctaaggacatctccaatttggtcaatgtaagtcctcctttttttttttttttttttttttttttttttttttttttccggtTCCGGTATTCGTAAACGTCAGACGCTCATGAGAACGCTCCCGTGTTTTATGCCAGAAaagtgtgaaaatataaccgtAATCGTTGGAAGTGAGCTTCGCGTCAAAGTTTACCTAGCCGCGCgccgaaataataaaaaaactcgaCATAACTAGAAacaaaagtgttaaaaaactaaCTTAAAACATTCGTAGTGAAGTGAGGTTATCTGCTAATGTCAAAATTGAAAGTGACATAAAGGGAACAAGCGGCAGTTTGACCAACATAAGAGGTGGAAACTACGTTCAgaaactaaaccttttctacggCACTGACACTCAGTGTGACCAGAAGAGAAAAATTACCCATtttggtaaaaaataaggaaatggAGGAACAGTTCGATCTACTTTGGAACAAACTCAAGGATGAGTTACAAAGGCAAACCGCTGTCATTACCGAGTCAGTGCACTCATCACTTTCAATAACATTGgaagaaaaactaaaacccatcattcaagaaaatgaaaaattgaaAACAGAAATAGATAAACTAAAATCTAAACTGCAGCGGTTGGAAATAGATGCCAggaaaaataacttaataatcTTCGGGATAAAAGAAGAGGAAAATGAAAACACCGAACTTATGGACATTGTTTTGGAAACTCTGAACAATATTAATAAGAACCTGATAAAATCCAGCGACTGGGATAAGTGGGAGATAAGTCAAGTGTATAGAGTTGGGAGGAGGGACGAAACAAGAACTAGACCAGTAAAGGTGGTACTGACACTTGGATGGAGAAAGATGGAGCTCCTTAGGAATAGAAAGAAGTTGCCCAAAAATATAACTGTAACCGAGGACCTCCCAAAGGAGGTCATCGAGAATAGAAGGGCCTTAGTCCCAAGAATGAAGGAGGCCAGAGAAGCTGGCAAGTATGCCATCATTAAAAATGGGAAACTCATTGTAAAGGAGAAACAGGAAAGGGAAGAAAACAGGGATAAGAGAAAGCGCGTTCCGTCCTCCCCACCCAAGACACCTCCAGGTAGCTTCAGCAAACCAGGAGAGAGTGGAGTGCCTTATCCTCGGCCAGATAAGGTATCGAAAACCAGCAGCTTCAACGTAGTTGCGGGCAGGGGGAGTTCGCTTGAACAAAGTCaaccaaaaaactaaaaagcgGGAACCGGAAAATACAAaccgaaataaatataacaactaAACAAAACGAAACCAGAATGACATTCCCCAACCCGGCTGGTCCCCGTGGGGAATTAGACCAATACCCTCCAGAAGCAGGAAAAAACAATAAcagcaaaaataacaaaaacaataaaaacagaaacaatgataataacaaagacaataataaaaataactctaGAAAATACAACTCTCCGTCCCCAACAAACAACGAAAACTCAAAAAAAGATAACAAACCAGAGAAAATATATATAGCGACACTTAATATGCGCACCCTTCGAACAGAAGAAAGACTATCTGAACTATCCGAAGCGGTAAAAACCATAAAATGGGATATTATTGGTATGAGCGAAGTGAGGAGGCTCGGAGAAGAAATAGAAGAATACGAAGATTATGTCCTGTACTATAAAGGTGAAAAGCAAGGCATGTATGGCGTAGGCTTCCTTGTTAAGAAACACCTTAAAAAGAACATTGAACTCTTCGCCAGCAAATCAGACAGAATAGCCATATTGAATATAAAGCTCCCTGGATTCAAAACACCGTGGACAATAATTCAGATATATGCGCCCACAGAAATGGGAATTAAAGAAGACAAGGACCAGTTCTATAGATATCTGAGTGAAACAATGGAACGCTCCCATAAAACCTGTATCGTACTAGGAGATTTCAATAGTCAAATCGGAAACCCAGTGGAAGGAGAACATCTCGTCACAGGGAAGTTCAGCAGCGGAAAAAGGAATGACAATGGTCAAAGACTGTTGGACTTCGCAATGCAACACAACCTAAAGATAatgaatacattttataaaaagaaaagctCGAGGAAATGGACTTGGATCTCACCTTGTGGGAAGTACACAAACGAAATCGATTTCATCTTGAGTAATAAACCCGCATCATTCAACGATATCGACGTCGTCAATAAGCTGAACTTTAGTACAAACCACAGGATGGTAAGAGCGACAATAAACTGTAATACGAAAACTTCTAGAAAACACATACAAACTAAAACAAGCTATATTCCATTACCTCTCCCAGAAGAGATTATAAGTGAAGCAGAGAAAGATATACCAATAATAAACACTCAATGTTCAATACAACAACAGTATGACACACTGGAAAATGCTCTTAAAACTGTATCCAAAAAGATAAACTACTCAATTAAAAATAACGACAAAGTAGGGATAGAGGCGAAGAAACTTATGTATGAAAGACAACTCCTACTAAAAAAccgcaaaattaatttaaaagatatagaaaatataagtaaaaaaatcacaaaatgtaTTAGGAAACATAGAATAGAATCGAGATTCAACAAAATAACAATTGCAATAGAGAAAACAGGAGGTATCAAAAAGGCACTAAAACAACTTAAAGACTATAATAACTGGATACCAAAATTTAATGAAAGGAACACCACGGGAACTACACAAATAACATCACATCGTtcgactataaataaaatagctacAAAATTCTACGCCAAACTATATGGACAAGTAGAGACAGGAAAAGAGATCATAGGACTGGAACAGACAGACGAAGAAACAATACCAGAAATCATGGGAAGCGaagttaaaaaagcaatactctctcaaaaaaatgaaaaagcgACGGGTGACGACAAGATCACAAATGAGTTTCTCAAAGGCCTGCAACAGGTTATAACCAGACCACTAACTAACTTCTTTAACAACGTCCTTCATCAAGAAGTAGTCCCTACACAATGGACACAGTCAACAattatacttatacataaaaaagGTGATAAGCAAAATGTCGCAAACTACAGACCCATCAGTATTATGTCCAACATATATAAAGTCTTCTCGAAGGTCATCCTTGGTAGACTCACAAGAATCTTAGACGAGCAACAACCTAGAGAGCAAGCAGGCTTTCGCTGCAACTTCTCCACGGTCGACCATATGCATGTTGTAAAACAATTTATAGAAAAATCTAATGAATATGGCAAACACTACTACATCTCATTCGTAGACTACAACAAGGCGTTCGACTCCCTGTTCCACAATTACCTATACAAATCCCTTTTGGACCAAGGTATAGAAAGGAAATATATAAGGATAATCAATCATATATACAGCAACAGTACAGCGAAGATACAACTAGAGAGCATTGGAGAAGAGTTTGCAATTAGAAGAGGAGTCAGACAAGGCGACCCCTTGTCACCCAAGCTCTTCTCAGCAGTGTTGGAATCAATCTTCAGGAACCTTGACTGGAATAACTGCGGAGTAAAAATTGACGGATGCAATCTTACCCACCTAAGATTCGCAGACGACTTGGTGTTATTTGCAGAAGACCCGGACACACTACAGAGTATGCTACTAGAATTGGTGACCGAAAGCAGTAAAGCAGGACTAGAGATCAACCTATCAAAGACCAAAGTCATGACAAACTGGGAAAAGCATGACATCTGTATTGAGAACCAACAGATAGAATACGTCGAGGAATATATATATCTTGGACAAATAATATCACCACGAGAACAAATGTCCAAAGAACTCAACAGAAGAGTAACGAACAGTTGGGCACGCTACTGGTCCCTCAAAGAGATAATGAAAAGCCCTTCATATCCAGTCTCCCAAAAAAGGAAAGTCTTCAACATGTGCATACTCCCAGTACTCACATACGGTTGCCAAACATGGTCTCTtacaaagaaagaaagcaaCAAGCTAAAGGTCTGCCAGAATGGGATGGAAAGGAGTATGCTGAGCTTGAGACTGCGAGACAGGTGGACCATGTCGAAAATAAGGGGGATTACAAAAGTCGCAGACGTAACCAAAACAGCGAGAAGATTGAAGTGGCGGTGGACCGGACACATGATgaggtctaaaactaacaaatggACAAAAGACATCACGGAATGGTACCCCAGAGACGGCAAAAGGCGAAGAGGGAGGCCAATCAAAAGATGGGAGGATGACCTACCTAAGGGGTGGAGACGATACACACAAAGTAGAGCAGATTGGCGCTTcatggaggaggcctatgtctcAGGACAGCCCGATTAGAATAAgtaatacatataataaaccTATGTAAAGTAGAACTGTACATcggtgaataaaggctatttttatttttattttattttattttatttattaagtccttctaggtcttccacTGCCAGCTCTactatcaactttcgctttatacgctttcgcaattctataggctgtttatgttttatatgtttaGGCATAGGAAGTGCGAAATCTGGTAAAATATAAACAggctatacaaggtgttagttacatcgtaaagaaaactttgagggataattcagaccatgattctgagttgatatcaagtggaattttccgtcgcaaaagtatagaactgaaaataatttaaaaaaatactaaaattttcatgacttccgataggaaattccacttaatatcgaCTCAATCATAGTCCGAATCATTCctttgagtattcgttacgaactcactaacatcctgtatatgttTCACTGCTGGGCAAGGCACAGCCAACTGGACTGGAAGGAGTGTGGACCATATTTCCTCACACTGCTCCAACTGTAGGTTGACTCAATAAGCTAGCTCAGTAAATCAGCTGCATTGATAACTGTTTTAGCAAACCAAAACAAACATCGATTCGATTCACGTACGCATTGTGtaaactacacttctcatcaaaaaatcgaaacacttccgttttcattgtttctgtccgaatttaacacaaaaaaaaattcatacgatgaaaaaaaatacataaatgtatagctggcagtttggccattacagtaataagcgaaaattctaaattcaaaattagaatttcatttgtttatcttataaacgaaatgaatcactgttttttttttttttttttttttttttttctctttggcgtcatgcgactgacaaatgtgtgtttagggttggagtacatttagcgtttaaaaactaaaaattggcgcctatccttaaactttttgttttttatttcaatactgtgactttgggacgtctgaaaaaaggttttttttctaaaacgtatggatacttcgcccacagaagccgcccaagttgtggcattgctggattctggccttagtcagcgtgttgtggctgcaagactgcatctaagcctgtcatctgttcatagagtctataaacgttatcgggagactggtttgttcacgcgccgttcaggatatggcaggaatcgggtcacttctgagcgagatgatcgatttattgtaacaacttctttaagaaatcgacgccttaacgcttttcaactgcagcagcggcttcgtgttgtacgaagggtggctgtaagtgactctacaattagaagaaggttgaaggatcgtggactggtaccgcataagccagcaaatgggccgaaattaactgcagaccatcgaagagcgcgccttaactttgcacgtgagcacctaaattggtcatacctacagtggagcaaagttctcttttctgatgagtgtaaaattatgctgtatggtaacgacggaaggaacaaggtctacagaagagacggagaacgctatgcacaatgctgcattgaagaaaaggtcagctatggtggcggttcgtggacggtttggggaggaatcagcgccgacggtaagacagagcttgctttcgtgtctgggccacgtctgcctgcactaaactgtcatcggtacgtcgaagagtgtctcgagcctcatgtgatgccctatgcacattttattggcaacggcttcatgaATATGAAGCACAAGCACGACAATGCtggggctcacaccgcgggcgtcgtacgagattatcttaacgaagtcgatatctctattatggaatggccagcaagaagcccggacatgaatcccattgaacatctgtgggatgaattaaagagacgaattcgagcaagagatcctgccccagaaacacttagccagctgcaagatgcaatccaagaggaatgggacaatataccacagcatgtgatcgtgactctcatccgatcgatgaagaaccgtatggaagcagtaattagagctcggggagggaatacaagttattaaataaacgttttttagcttttttttttcatttacgtgtgttgttttatccatttcctttatactccatacggaataaaaatgactcatttaacaaaatacgaaacctatgaaaaattcatttaaatttagaacattaacattaagatttgataagctcatattactcactattaaacgacatttaacatttattcctaaatgtacacatttttctgataatcctgacaaaacgtaaacttgcaaggtgtttcgattttttgatgagaagtgtatttaatcAGTTCAGAGCTTACTACTGACCTGATTAGTTTGGATTTCTGTGGTCCTCTCGCAATCCAAATTGCTATTCTGTGAGTATTCATCTGTACTCTGTGGCTCTTCCAGATCAAGGTCTGTGCAATGAAATATTTCGTACCAGTACGAGTTCGGTAGGAGACCAAACTTATCACCGTTGTACAAACTAACGACACAATTCAGCTTGAGAATCACAATCTCTTCTGAACTCTTTTTTATGTAGAAACACGGGTTTTGATGGAGCTGTAATATGTAaatatcgtttatttcggacaccAAAGGATTAATAGATATTAGTAAGTACAAAAATAGTACGAATTAACCTATGATTTATACTTTTAaatgacttcaaaaaagaaggaggttattaATTTTACccatgtatgtaatattgttgggaTTGCACAAAATTGGTTCATGTTAGTCTATTTGGACTTCTAAACACGTATGCTAAATTTCACAAGTATCTGTATGTATTTTAACTTGTCCACGcatttctcagaaactacaaatcgtctagtaatatttttttgctgGGATTAAGGATGGAAGGATATTATCCAACTTAGGGAAGAGTGCAAGTTTCGTCAAAATCGGATTAtaaattttcaatttataaCATTACTAATGATTTGAccgtaaattaaagaaaaccgGAAAATGGTCAAGGGTGAGTCGGATATAGTGGATACATTAAACGCATTATAAGGCATGTTATATTCCAGTGTTTTTACAACATAGGTACCCGGTTACTGGTGTATTTTTAGTGTTACCTACTCGAGTTtagactaaaaaaataaaaagtaagaaataatattttgttgtggTGATTACAATGTTAGAATATAAATTCTGTAGTCAGCGCAAATAGAAAGACGGTCAAACTGCATGTGCCACCCGTTGTTACAATTAAAGTACCTAACCAGGTTTGCAGGTAATGAAGGTTGCTGGTTACGCCGACTTCTGAATTTAGATACTAACATTATATTCAAcgcaacaaaatattatttcttactttttatttgacagattttgaagttggtTTATTTAAAGCTAAAGCAAGATACGAA
This genomic interval from Pectinophora gossypiella chromosome Z, ilPecGoss1.1, whole genome shotgun sequence contains the following:
- the LOC126379813 gene encoding uncharacterized protein LOC126379813 isoform X1, translated to MRQGQGHGHRVRASNNKNSKLVGPPPLTNRKVPSLKGNSYNCDDKRVSRKHGEIEVNNDAISIKALHQNPCFYIKKSSEEIVILKLNCVVSLYNGDKFGLLPNSYWYEIFHCTDLDLEEPQSTDEYSQNSNLDCERTTEIQTNQTIPAPNADTETNGTYDHDDEEKVKLQINESLSGSQVRDSESPLRIPARSPTLLQQLSPSLTVREITQSHIENTSSLTLQSAPQSESITESYSVDGPASEAVNSDSSPPKRYHNPEDSKKDIKKAKIEPPDVKQNSDARPGFSEDLGYASSPDPEATTFTI
- the LOC126379813 gene encoding aprataxin and PNK-like factor isoform X2, whose translation is MVFRLVRIDTEEPCKIVLPSGKHLMGRGKLLECDDKRVSRKHGEIEVNNDAISIKALHQNPCFYIKKSSEEIVILKLNCVVSLYNGDKFGLLPNSYWYEIFHCTDLDLEEPQSTDEYSQNSNLDCERTTEIQTNQTIPAPNADTETNGTYDHDDEEKVKLQINESLSGSQVRDSESPLRIPARSPTLLQQLSPSLTVREITQSHIENTSSLTLQSAPQSESITESYSVDGPASEAVNSDSSPPKRYHNPEDSKKDIKKAKIEPPDVKQNSDARPGFSEDLGYASSPDPEATTFTI
- the LOC126379813 gene encoding uncharacterized protein LOC126379813 isoform X3, with the translated sequence MVFRLVRIDTEEPCKIVLPSGKHLMGRGKLLECDDKRVSRKHGEIEVNNDAISIKATIPAPNADTETNGTYDHDDEEKVKLQINESLSGSQVRDSESPLRIPARSPTLLQQLSPSLTVREITQSHIENTSSLTLQSAPQSESITESYSVDGPASEAVNSDSSPPKRYHNPEDSKKDIKKAKIEPPDVKQNSDARPGFSEDLGYASSPDPEATTFTI